In Solanum pennellii chromosome 3, SPENNV200, a single window of DNA contains:
- the LOC107013842 gene encoding protein DETOXIFICATION 14-like, producing the protein MEEGLLLPEKRESLKTITTWGSLLEAMKKVCYIAIPMIVVNVSQHLIRVLSMMMLGHLSELSLSGASIATSLTNVTGFSLLLGMASGLETLCGQAYGAKQYKKLGIYTTGAIISLLLVCIPISILWLFMDKILIFMHQDPLISREAGKYSIWLLISLFPFAILQAVTRYLQTQSLILPMVVSSIATLCFHVPICWLCVFTLDFGSVGAAFAIGLSYWFNLLLLGLYVKYSKSCEKTRLYFSKEEVLASIREFFPLAIPSACMVCLEWWTFEIVILLAGVLPNPQLETSVLSICLLIASTHYFLPFSLGAGASTRVSNELGAGNDEAAKMAVRAALTISMADAIISGTIFYCCRHIVGYAFSNEKEVVDYISEMAPFLCILMVSDCIQGVLSGVARGSGWQHLGAYVNLGSFYLAGIPTAIVCGFLFHLQGKGLWIGLNVGNVLQSLLLSIITSFTDWKKQASIARERIFY; encoded by the exons ATGGAAGAAGGTCTTCTATTGCCAGAAAAGAGGGAAAGTTTGAAGACAATTACAACATGGGGTTCCTTGTTAGAGGCAATGAAAAAGGTGTGTTACATAGCCATACCAATGATAGTGGTCAATGTTTCACAACACCTAATAAGAGTTTTGTCAATGATGATGCTTGGTCATTTAAGTGAACTTTCACTCTCTGGTGCTTCTATTGCTACCTCTCTCACCAATGTTACTGGATTTAGTCTCCTT TTAGGAATGGCTAGTGGCTTAGAAACACTTTGTGGACAAGCATATGGAGCTAAACAATACAAGAAATTAGGCATTTACACTACTGGAGCTATCATATCTCTCCTTTTAGTTTGCATACCAATATCTATACTGTGGTTATTTATGGACAAAATTCTTATTTTCATGCATCAAGATCCTTTGATTTCTAGAGAAGCAGGAAAATATTCAATCTGGCTATTAATTTCACTCTTCCCTTTCGCGATTTTGCAAGCGGTCACACGTTACTTGCAAACTCAAAGCTTGATTCTCCCTATGGTTGTTAGCTCTATTGCAACACTATGTTTTCATGTCCCAATTTGTTGGTTATGTGTGTTCACCTTGGATTTTGGAAGTGTTGGAGCTGCATTTGCAATTGGTTTATCATATTGGTTCAATTTGTTGCTTCTTGGATTATATGTGAAGTATTCTAAATCATGTGAAAAGACTAGACTCTATTTCTCAAAAGAAGAAGTTCTTGCTAGCATAAGAGAGTTCTTCCCTTTGGCTATTCCTTCTGCTTGCATGGTTTG TCTTGAATGGTGGACGTTTGAGATAGTGATATTGCTAGCTGGTGTGTTGCCAAATCCTCAGCTTGAGACTTCTGTGCTTTCCATATG cCTTCTTATTGCTTCCACTCATTACTTCTTACCATTTTCCCTTGGTGCTGGAGCAAG CACGAGGGTGTCTAATGAACTAGGAGCAGGAAATGATGAGGCAGCTAAAATGGCAGTTAGGGCTGCACTTACAATTTCAATGGCAGATGCAATAATTTCTGGGACTATATTTTATTGTTGCCGTCATATTGTTGGATATGCATTTAGTAATGAAAAGGAAGTTGTTGATTATATAAGTGAAATGGCTCCTTTTCTATGCATCTTGATGGTATCTGACTGCATACAAGGGGTACTTTCTG GAGTTGCAAGAGGAAGTGGATGGCAACATTTGGGAGCATATGTAAATCTTGGGTCATTTTATTTGGCTGGAATTCCAACAGCAATAGTATGTGGtttcttatttcatttacaAGGGAAGGGACTTTGGATTGGACTCAATGTGGGAAATGTACTTCAATCTCTTCTACTTTCCATCATAACAAGTTTTACTGATTGGAAAAAACAG GCATCAATAGCTAGGGAAAGAATCTTTTATTGA